The following proteins are encoded in a genomic region of Arachis ipaensis cultivar K30076 chromosome B02, Araip1.1, whole genome shotgun sequence:
- the LOC107628351 gene encoding uncharacterized protein LOC107628351, producing MLAHNTPFPFFKFSVSKQLLIGIRNHVQIHLVLDLLPRLMLSITSKKQKNCVPKLVTYRITNFVCYWEFETDILAFQPEIERFNKFRSRSNKLASMKQRSSVKDDVELKN from the exons ATGCTTGCTCACAATACTCCTTTTCCTTTCTTCAAATTTTCAG TGTCAAAGCAACTATTGATAGGTATAAGAAATCATGTTCAGATTCATCTGGTGCTGGACCTGCTTCCGAGATTAATGCTTAG TATTACCAGCAAGAAGCAGAAAAACTGTGTGCCCAAATTAGTAACCTACAGAATAACAAATTTTGTATGCTATTGGGAGTTTGAGACGGATATTTTAGCATTTCAACCAGAAATAGAAAGATTCAATAAATTTCGGTCTAGATCCAACAAACTTGCCTCCATGAAGCAAAGAAGCAGTGTTAAGGATGATGTTGAATTGAAGAATTAG
- the LOC107627284 gene encoding glutathione S-transferase T1-like isoform X1, translating to MLKVKVYADRMSQPSRAVLIFCKVNGIEFNEIKVEISKRQQLSPEFAAINPFKKLPAIVDGRFKLFERMYGVALELDSHQIMLLLLWIVWWQGRMLLQEGTLMLLREQHIGKSS from the exons atgtTGAAGGTGAAGGTGTATGCGGACCGCATGTCCCAGCCATCTCGTGCCGTTCTTATCTTCTGCAA AGTTAATGGAATAGAATTCAACGAGATTAAAGTTGAAATCTCCAAAAGACAGCAGTTATCTCCCGAATTTGCAG CTATCAACCCTTTCAAGAAACTCCCTGCTATTGTTGATGGAAGGTTCAAGCTATTCGAGAG GATGTATGGTGTGGCCCTGGAATTGGACTCACATCAGATCATGCTTCTGCTTCTGTGGATTGTGTGGTGGCAAGGAAGAATGCTTCTTCAAGAAGGAACCTTGATGCTGTTGAGAGAGCAACACATAGGGAAGAG TTCTTGA
- the LOC107627284 gene encoding glutathione S-transferase T1-like isoform X2: MLKVKVYADRMSQPSRAVLIFCKVNGIEFNEIKVEISKRQQLSPEFAAINPFKKLPAIVDGRFKLFESHVILIYLASAFPGIANHWLVLSPFHLFNHNNFLMTPQICE; this comes from the exons atgtTGAAGGTGAAGGTGTATGCGGACCGCATGTCCCAGCCATCTCGTGCCGTTCTTATCTTCTGCAA AGTTAATGGAATAGAATTCAACGAGATTAAAGTTGAAATCTCCAAAAGACAGCAGTTATCTCCCGAATTTGCAG CTATCAACCCTTTCAAGAAACTCCCTGCTATTGTTGATGGAAGGTTCAAGCTATTCGAGAG TCACGTAATTCTTATCTATCTTGCTTCTGCCTTTCCTGGTATTGCTAATCATTGGTTGGTATTATCCCCTTTTCACTTATTTAATCACAATAATTTTCTTATGACTCCACAAATATGTGAATGA